Part of the Candidatus Stygibacter australis genome, CGGAAATGGGGCCGATTCAGGAATAGTTCTATTAGGTCCCGATGGATGTATAATTTGTGGTTTTACTATTACAGATTGTTATAACAATTCTGAAAATTTTGCAGCAGGAATTACAATTGGTTATGAAAGTTATTATATTAATAATACCATAATTAGAAATTGTATAATAGAGAATTGTATTAATTATGGTACTGGTGGAGGAGCAATTGGGATAAATAAGGGATACAATTGTAAAATAGAATCATGCATAATTGAGAATAATATCAATGACTATGATAATATAGATGGGTCAAATTATGCAGGAGGTATCATTGCTAATTGTTCATATTATGATTTTATACTAGATATAAAAAACTGTTTAATAAATAATAATGAAGGTGGAGGTGTACAGATACAGAACGCAAATAATTTTGATTTTGTCTTAGTAATTGACAATACATTGATTAGCAATAATACAACGTATGATGATGGGGCAGGAATAAATTTGGACTTATCATCTTTAAAGATGAACTTATGTACTATTATCGGCAATAATACATCTCATGATAATGATAACTGTGGAGTATCACAATGTGAGTCAGCAATGAATAGCAAAAAAATAAACAATAGTATTATATTAAATACAACGGAATTCTTAGAATATGATATAATACGGTTTTGTGGACATTTACAAGATGATGATATGGTGCCAAATAGTTCAAATGGCAGCGAAGGCAATTTTGAAACCACTGCGGCGGAGTGTTTTGTCTCAGGAGATGATCTTTATCATCTTTGCTGGGATTCACCTTGTATTGATGCAGGTGAATTTAGTGGGACTGGTCCTGAAAGTGGGATGGATATCGGATATGTACCCTGTCCTCATAGTACTTGGACTTTTACACAAAATGGTGGAATTTTACCAGTAGTATATGACTGGCGCAGTTTCCCAAGGCTTGAGGTTAGTGACGGGGAAAACAATGGTGAATTCATTGAAGCATGTGCCATGCTGGATAAGTTCGAATATCCTGGAACTCCTACGGATGTGGATATATGGTATGAAAGCGATGGGAATCCTGATTTTTATGGGGATTGGGATGATACAAATGATGAATATAATTGGTCTCTGAATCCTAATAACAATTTTATGTGCAGTACACGTGGCTATAAATTCATGGTTACTGATCCGGATGATAATGATTCTCTAAGAGTATTTGGAGAAATATGTGAACCGGATACGGACGTACCTGTCGTAGCTGGTGGAACTGACGATTGGGTAGGATATTTTCTGGAAGATACTCAATATGCTTCAACTGCTTTTAACTACTATACATTCTTAAAACTTGATAAAATTATGACTAAGAACTGGACTGCCGTAAAATTCAAGAATACCTGGTTAATGCCAGCCAAGGCTACATTATCTTATGGGGATCTGGTGATTTTGTCAGATAATAATCAGTCAACCAATTTTACTTTTCAGTGGCAGCAACCGGGCAGAGAAGAGATAGAGCCTTATGTGCGTCCGGTACCCACTTATTTTTCTTATAATGAGGATATTGATTATATGCCGATCTATGTAGAATTTGGAGAAGAAATTCCCTTTGAGATAGGCGTGTATGTAAATGGAGAATGCCGTGGAGCGGAAGTAGTTGATAGTGATAGTCTTTTCCATATCAGAGCATATATCTATGATGAAGAGCCTGGATATGAGGTGCAATTTGTACAGTATTTTGGCAGAAATGAAAGCAGAATAGTTGATTATCAGGTAATAAGAGACCCACTGAGAACCGGTAATGAAAAACTGATTACTGGTAATCTGGGAGAATGGTCATTTATCAGTTTCACAAATCCGCTGGGAGAAGAAGTTCCTTCAATTGCAAAGAGCCTTTCAGCATATCCTAATCCTTTTAATCCTACTGTTCAGGTCTGCTTTGCACTGGCAGAAGATGGAGTAGCTAATTTAAATGTATTTAATGTGAAGGGTCAGAAAGTTATAACACTGCTTAAAAGTAAGATGTGTACTGCCGGAGAGGACATCAACCAAGTATGGGACGGTAGGAATGAACTTGGTAAAGAAGTCAGTGGAGGAATATATCTGATAAGCCTTAAGGCAAATGGTAAGGCTCAGACTCAGAAGGTAGTACTTTTAAAGTAGCTTTATTATAAATGATAAGATAGCCTGGCGTTCCTTAGTGACGTCAGGCTTATCAAAGGAGAATATATGAATAAATGGATTCTTTTATTAGTTAGCTTGATAATGATTCTAAATTTATACGGAATTACAATTACGGTCAATCAGGATGGCAGTGGAGAATATCAGGCAATTATGGAAGCCGTAAATGTGGCAGTGGATTATGATACAATACTTGTCTATCCCGGAGAATATCATGAGGAAGTGAATTATCAGGGGAAGACAATAGTCATTGGCAGCTTAAATATGACAACCGGAGAGGATGAATACATTCATTCAACTATCATTAATGGAGATGATCAGCGTTGCGGAGTTACACTGGAAGAAACAAATAATAATAATTCCGAAGAAGGAACACAACTTATTGGATTTACAATTCATAATTGTAATTATTATCATGGAGCAGGAATCTTAGTAAGTGAGTGCAATATTGATATAATCAATTGCATTATAGAGCATAATTATGCTAATTTAGCAGCAGGAGGTATTTTAGCTACCTCAGGAGCTGATATATTTTTATCTGGGACAATAATACGATTCAATAGGGCTGACAGACAAGTTGGTGGACTGATTATATCCCGGACTTCAACTGGAGAGTTTGACCAAATAAATCTCTGTAATATTTACGGGAACTATGGTCCTCAATGTTGTGATCTGGCGAGAGGAATTGATATTGAGAATCCTGAGTATTTTTCAGTTTACTTAGATACATTCAGTTGCGTTGAACCTGATCCTTATTTTATAATGCATGGAAATAATGGCAATAATCTGAATTGGGAATATCTGGACTTAAATGTAAATTCTGCTTACTATGATTTCTATGATGGAGATATGTATGTATCACCAGTTGGAGATGATGAAAACAGCGGAATAAGTCCAGAATATTCTATGGAAACAATAGCGGGAGCTATGACCAGGATTGTATCCAATCCAGATAATCCTAATACGATATATTTGTCAGAGGGTACTTATAGCCCTACTCAAAATAATCAGATATTTCCTTTGAACATGAAAGGTTATGTGAATATCACCGGTGATAATATGGATACTGTAATCTGGGACAGTGAAGGTCAAAGCTACATTAAGGATTATTACAGTGATATGGAATATGAACTAAAGAATATTACTTTGATCAATGGTAACCCTGCTGATTGGAATATGGAATTCAGAAGGTATGGTACTGAAATCCCCACGTTAACTATCAAGAATCTTCACAGTATAGACGATTCTTATGGTTTTTTTTCTATAGCAGCAAGGATCAGTGTTGAGATGGACAATATTATAATTGAAGGAGCCTCAAATTCGTTTGGTAATTATGGTAGTGATCCTGAAAATAGCAGTGTTATCAAAAATATAATTGTAAAAAATGGAGCTTCATTTATTAAGCATCTCAGTGGGCAGGATACTGGTCAAAGGTCCAGATTGGATATAATAAATGCTTTAGATGTTGATAATTATTGCCCGGTAAATGACCGGGGAATATGGTCATATAATATCAGAGGTGATGGCTGGACAGAAACAAATCTGATCAATTGTACTGTTATGAATAATGCCTGTGAGGATTCTATAAACGCTTTAGCCTGCGTGGTTTCTAAGACAGGGGGTAATTTCAATATCTATAATAGCTGCATTTACGGTAATGATGGCTATCAGGTAGGAATAGATACTGGTTCGGGTGGAATCTGGGGCAGTACTGTTAATATTTCACACTCATTGATTCAGGATACAACTTGGGTACCCATTATAGGAGATGCCTATTCCGAAGTGAACTGGCTGGGAGGGATTCTTGACTGCGATCCAATGGTTTGTGCAGATTATACACCACAATCTGGATCACCATTGATAGATGCCGGGACGCTTGATCTGCCTTATGACATCGAATTACCTGAAACTGATGTGTTTGGCAATCCACGCATCTATGGTAATGGAGTTGATATTGGAGCAATAGAATGGCAGGGGACAGGGAATGATCTCGATGAAATAGTGCAGAAACCAGATGAAATATTGATCTATCCGAATCCTTTAATATCTTCCCAGCTTCGAGATGGTAAGGCTAAGATAATGTGGATGGGAGACAGTTCTAAGGATTTGAGTATAGAAGTATTTAATATTAAGGGGCAGAGATTGCGCAAATTGAAAATTGAAAATGTAAAATGTAAAATGAATTCGGTCTCCTGGGATCTGCGGGATGAAGCAGGGGAAATGGTGAGTAGTGGAGTGTATTTTGTGAGGGTAAAAGCTGGAGATGAATATCAGGCTCAGCAGAAGGTGACGGTGGTGAAGTAATTATGAATTTTGAGATTTGAATTTTTAATGGAAATGTAATGTGAAGATTTTTTTAAGCAACGAACAAGACGAACTTTATTTAAAGCAGAGAATGAAAGATTCGTTAATTGCGACTGACGCTGATTTATGTTGGGTAACCAGACCATCCCTGGTCTGATTTTACTTATCTGGGCAGTACATCAGATTTTTGAAAGGTTGCCAGAAGTCATATCCGGGGTACCGTTCATAACTCCTGCTTAGCTGGGATGATGATGCTTGCGTGGGGATTTTTTAATATTGACAGATATGTATAAAATCTGGGAATAGGGAAGTGTTTTTTGAGTAGAATAGATGTTAGAAGGGTGCAAATACCTGAGTCGTATCGGCTCAAGGTTAACTAATTAAAATAACGGTATTTAAGAGAAATTAAATTTTTAGTTTGACAGATATTAATGATATTTGAGTTTAGGCATTCCCCTGAGAAACAGAGGGACGGCAGTATTCTTTGCATACTGCGAAAATGAAACCTGGAAAAGACAAACAGGTTTTTAGATCATTTAGGAGGATATAATGGCAAAGCAAAAATTTGTTCGTAATAAGCCGCATGTAAACATCGGCACGATTGGTCACGTTGACCATGGAAAGACGACATTAACCGCAGCGATCACACTTTATCTGAGTAAGTCAGGTGGAGCAGAATTCGCCAGTTTTGACAGTATTGACAATGCCCCAGAAGAAAAGGAACGTGGAATCACAATCGCAACAGCACATGTTGAATACCAAACAGCAAATCGTCATTATGCCCACGTGGATTGCCCTGGTCATGCTGATTATGTAAAGAACATGATCACTGGTGCCGCTCAGATGGATGGTGCTATACTTGTTGTTAGCGCAGCAGATGGACCAATGCCCCAGACGAGAGAGCACATTCTGCTGGCCAGACAGGTTGGTGTTCCAGCCATGGTAGTATATTTGAACAAGGCTGACATGGTAGATGATGATGAACTTTTAGAGCTTGTAGAGATGGAAGTTCGCGAATTACTGACTGAATATGACTTTCCTGGAGATGATATTCCAATCATCATCGGTTCAGCATTATTAGCCTTGAACGGCGATCCTGGACCATTAGGCGAACAGTCAATTCAGAAATTAATGGACGAAGTTGACGCTTATGTGCCGATTCCAGAACGTCAGACCGACCTCCCTTTCCTGCTTCCTGTAGAGGATGTATTCTCAATTCAGGGACGTGGAACAGTTGCCACTGGTAGAATTGAACGTGGTGTTGTAAAAGTTGGCGAGAAGATCGAACGCGTGGGAATCCGTGAAACCGTGGAAACAGTATGTACTGGAGTAGAGATGTTCCGTAAGATACTTGATCGCGGGGAAGCTGGAGACAACGTAGGAATCCTTTTGCGTGGAATGGCAAAGGACGAGATCGAGCGTGGAATGGTATTGGCTAAGCCAAAATCAGTAAATCCACACAC contains:
- a CDS encoding T9SS type A sorting domain-containing protein gives rise to the protein MNKKYFIFLVIALLPVMIFCNTWYVDCTVAQSGNGTSPAEAFQTIQEAIDCISVAEYDTILVYSGTYNEEVVIGTGFPNNITICSNYLITGDESYIETTIIDGNGADSGIVLLGPDGCIICGFTITDCYNNSENFAAGITIGYESYYINNTIIRNCIIENCINYGTGGGAIGINKGYNCKIESCIIENNINDYDNIDGSNYAGGIIANCSYYDFILDIKNCLINNNEGGGVQIQNANNFDFVLVIDNTLISNNTTYDDGAGINLDLSSLKMNLCTIIGNNTSHDNDNCGVSQCESAMNSKKINNSIILNTTEFLEYDIIRFCGHLQDDDMVPNSSNGSEGNFETTAAECFVSGDDLYHLCWDSPCIDAGEFSGTGPESGMDIGYVPCPHSTWTFTQNGGILPVVYDWRSFPRLEVSDGENNGEFIEACAMLDKFEYPGTPTDVDIWYESDGNPDFYGDWDDTNDEYNWSLNPNNNFMCSTRGYKFMVTDPDDNDSLRVFGEICEPDTDVPVVAGGTDDWVGYFLEDTQYASTAFNYYTFLKLDKIMTKNWTAVKFKNTWLMPAKATLSYGDLVILSDNNQSTNFTFQWQQPGREEIEPYVRPVPTYFSYNEDIDYMPIYVEFGEEIPFEIGVYVNGECRGAEVVDSDSLFHIRAYIYDEEPGYEVQFVQYFGRNESRIVDYQVIRDPLRTGNEKLITGNLGEWSFISFTNPLGEEVPSIAKSLSAYPNPFNPTVQVCFALAEDGVANLNVFNVKGQKVITLLKSKMCTAGEDINQVWDGRNELGKEVSGGIYLISLKANGKAQTQKVVLLK
- a CDS encoding choice-of-anchor Q domain-containing protein, with protein sequence MNKWILLLVSLIMILNLYGITITVNQDGSGEYQAIMEAVNVAVDYDTILVYPGEYHEEVNYQGKTIVIGSLNMTTGEDEYIHSTIINGDDQRCGVTLEETNNNNSEEGTQLIGFTIHNCNYYHGAGILVSECNIDIINCIIEHNYANLAAGGILATSGADIFLSGTIIRFNRADRQVGGLIISRTSTGEFDQINLCNIYGNYGPQCCDLARGIDIENPEYFSVYLDTFSCVEPDPYFIMHGNNGNNLNWEYLDLNVNSAYYDFYDGDMYVSPVGDDENSGISPEYSMETIAGAMTRIVSNPDNPNTIYLSEGTYSPTQNNQIFPLNMKGYVNITGDNMDTVIWDSEGQSYIKDYYSDMEYELKNITLINGNPADWNMEFRRYGTEIPTLTIKNLHSIDDSYGFFSIAARISVEMDNIIIEGASNSFGNYGSDPENSSVIKNIIVKNGASFIKHLSGQDTGQRSRLDIINALDVDNYCPVNDRGIWSYNIRGDGWTETNLINCTVMNNACEDSINALACVVSKTGGNFNIYNSCIYGNDGYQVGIDTGSGGIWGSTVNISHSLIQDTTWVPIIGDAYSEVNWLGGILDCDPMVCADYTPQSGSPLIDAGTLDLPYDIELPETDVFGNPRIYGNGVDIGAIEWQGTGNDLDEIVQKPDEILIYPNPLISSQLRDGKAKIMWMGDSSKDLSIEVFNIKGQRLRKLKIENVKCKMNSVSWDLRDEAGEMVSSGVYFVRVKAGDEYQAQQKVTVVK
- the tuf gene encoding elongation factor Tu, with amino-acid sequence MAKQKFVRNKPHVNIGTIGHVDHGKTTLTAAITLYLSKSGGAEFASFDSIDNAPEEKERGITIATAHVEYQTANRHYAHVDCPGHADYVKNMITGAAQMDGAILVVSAADGPMPQTREHILLARQVGVPAMVVYLNKADMVDDDELLELVEMEVRELLTEYDFPGDDIPIIIGSALLALNGDPGPLGEQSIQKLMDEVDAYVPIPERQTDLPFLLPVEDVFSIQGRGTVATGRIERGVVKVGEKIERVGIRETVETVCTGVEMFRKILDRGEAGDNVGILLRGMAKDEIERGMVLAKPKSVNPHTKFSGKTYILTKDEGGRHKPFFTGYRPQFYFRTTDVTGSITLPEGVEMVMPGDNVNISGELITPIAMEKGLRFAIREGGRTIGAGVVADIQE